A single region of the Bacteroidota bacterium genome encodes:
- a CDS encoding Zn-dependent hydrolase produces the protein MKTGIFKTSILLLAAVFVLAGCGANKKNDKAPMTKEDSLMQKKINSFAVVKLTTDMSKITDKEKQMISILIDIAQIMDGLYWKQTFGDKAVLDTIKNELVKRYTVINYGPWERLNNNTSFVNGFNEKPKGAGFYPADMTKEEFEKLQDKNKAGLYTVIRRNEDKSLKVVWYHDEYKTELQKASDLLKKAAELAEDAGLKKYLELRATALVTSDYQPSDMAWMDMKTNHIDFVVGPIENYEDGLFEYKAAFESFILVKDMEWSKKLDKYISQLPALQLELPVDAKFKKEVPGTSSDLGVYDAIYYAGDCNAGSKTIAINLPNDEQVQLKKGSRRIQLKNTMKAKFDNILMPIANKLMDKTQLANVKFDAFFNNVMFHEVAHGLGIKNTINKKGTVREALKDVFSAFEEAKADILGLYMTTSLIDKGELTGITKEDCYVTYMAGIFRSVRFGAASAHGKANMMCFNAFEDAGAFTIGSDGTYKVDFAKMKVAVGTWASKILELQGNGDYDGAKKYLETNATIRPQLQKELDALKSADIPVDVVFDQGKEALGIK, from the coding sequence ATGAAAACAGGAATATTCAAAACCTCCATACTGCTTCTTGCCGCAGTATTCGTTTTAGCCGGATGTGGCGCGAACAAAAAGAACGACAAAGCCCCGATGACCAAAGAAGACTCCCTTATGCAGAAAAAAATCAATTCGTTTGCTGTGGTAAAACTTACCACCGACATGAGCAAAATCACTGACAAGGAAAAGCAGATGATTTCTATTCTTATAGACATCGCACAGATAATGGACGGTCTTTACTGGAAACAAACATTTGGTGATAAAGCTGTACTCGACACGATTAAAAATGAGCTTGTGAAAAGATATACCGTTATCAACTACGGACCTTGGGAACGTCTGAACAACAATACGTCTTTTGTGAACGGCTTTAACGAAAAGCCCAAAGGCGCGGGATTTTATCCTGCCGATATGACCAAAGAAGAGTTTGAAAAATTGCAGGATAAAAATAAAGCCGGATTGTACACTGTGATACGCCGTAATGAGGATAAATCATTAAAAGTTGTCTGGTACCACGATGAATACAAAACCGAACTTCAGAAAGCGTCTGATCTCTTAAAAAAAGCGGCAGAGCTTGCCGAAGATGCCGGACTGAAAAAATATCTTGAACTGCGTGCAACTGCGCTCGTTACCTCCGATTATCAGCCCAGCGATATGGCATGGATGGACATGAAAACAAATCATATCGATTTTGTGGTTGGCCCTATAGAGAACTATGAAGACGGTCTGTTTGAATATAAAGCAGCCTTTGAATCCTTTATTCTGGTAAAGGATATGGAATGGAGTAAAAAACTGGATAAATACATCAGCCAGTTACCGGCCCTGCAACTGGAATTGCCGGTTGATGCTAAATTCAAAAAAGAAGTTCCCGGAACATCATCAGATCTTGGTGTTTATGATGCAATATATTATGCCGGTGATTGCAATGCAGGTAGCAAAACCATTGCCATCAACCTTCCGAACGATGAGCAGGTCCAGCTTAAAAAAGGCTCTCGCAGAATTCAGCTCAAGAATACCATGAAAGCCAAATTTGATAATATACTGATGCCGATTGCCAACAAGCTGATGGACAAAACCCAGTTGGCAAATGTAAAATTTGATGCCTTTTTCAATAATGTAATGTTCCACGAAGTGGCACACGGTCTGGGTATTAAAAATACGATTAATAAAAAAGGTACGGTGCGCGAAGCACTGAAAGATGTGTTCTCTGCTTTTGAAGAAGCCAAAGCCGATATTCTTGGTTTGTACATGACCACCAGCCTGATAGATAAAGGCGAACTTACGGGTATTACAAAAGAAGATTGCTATGTTACTTACATGGCAGGTATTTTCCGCTCGGTACGTTTTGGAGCTGCAAGCGCACACGGTAAAGCAAATATGATGTGCTTTAATGCCTTTGAAGATGCAGGCGCATTCACTATTGGCAGCGACGGCACTTATAAAGTGGATTTTGCAAAAATGAAAGTTGCGGTTGGAACATGGGCCTCTAAAATACTCGAACTCCAGGGCAACGGTGATTACGACGGTGCGAAGAAGTATTTAGAAACCAATGCCACCATACGACCACAATTACAGAAAGAACTTGATGCGCTGAAATCTGCCGACATTCCTGTTGACGTGGTTTTTGATCAGGGAAAGGAAGCGTTGGGAATAAAATAA
- a CDS encoding MGMT family protein: protein MSKEPQRFHDEPFFERVFELARLIPYGRVTSYGAMARYLGSGGSARTVGWAMNKSHTHHDYVPAHRVVNRIGMLTGKHHFGGSSLMAELLINEGVRVENDRVVDFKKLFWDPFSLNK from the coding sequence ATGAGCAAAGAGCCACAACGCTTCCATGACGAGCCATTTTTTGAAAGGGTATTTGAGCTGGCTCGGCTTATTCCTTACGGACGTGTAACCAGCTATGGCGCCATGGCTCGTTATCTCGGGAGCGGCGGCTCGGCTCGCACCGTGGGATGGGCGATGAACAAATCACACACACACCATGATTATGTGCCGGCACACCGTGTGGTGAATCGTATCGGCATGCTCACAGGCAAACATCATTTCGGCGGATCATCGCTGATGGCTGAACTGCTAATCAATGAAGGCGTGCGTGTTGAGAACGACCGGGTCGTTGATTTCAAAAAATTATTCTGGGATCCGTTCAGCCTGAACAAATAA
- the tilS gene encoding tRNA lysidine(34) synthetase TilS, producing the protein MIARLKEYIRSQQLFAVGQRVLLAVSGGIDSSVLAQLFHTAGFSYGIAHCNFQLRGKESDEDEKFVETMAGIYGVPFFCKRFDTLSYASKSGISTQMAARDLRYAWFTELLENENYRCIATAHHLDDQIETFFINMLRGSGISGLHGILSKQGTVIRPLLFAWRNDIEKHALKNQVPYREDQSNKESHYLRNKIRNKLLPLVKEICPEYRSILTTNIKQLRDAEIIYNAAIAAASGIIIKKEDQFVIPVKQLLLLEPLRTYLFELLKPYNFSTSVVDDILKNIERGSGKKFFSPTHRLISDREQLIITRLQIDELESVVFEIPEGAASIEHPLRLSMQRVWTGKNYQVQREKNIATLDKNKLIFPLVIRKWKTGDTFYPFGMKGKKKVSDYFTDHKFSLADKENVWLLCSGKDIVWIIGHRMDDRFKITTETKTGLKIKVEHSE; encoded by the coding sequence ATGATCGCGCGTCTGAAGGAATATATTCGTTCACAACAACTGTTTGCCGTAGGGCAACGGGTGCTGCTTGCTGTGAGTGGGGGCATTGATTCAAGTGTGCTGGCACAGCTTTTTCATACAGCAGGATTTTCATACGGTATTGCGCACTGTAACTTTCAGCTTCGCGGAAAAGAATCGGACGAGGATGAAAAATTTGTGGAAACAATGGCCGGGATTTATGGTGTGCCTTTTTTCTGCAAACGGTTCGATACACTGAGTTATGCCTCAAAATCAGGCATCTCAACGCAAATGGCCGCACGCGATCTTCGGTACGCCTGGTTTACGGAACTTCTTGAAAATGAAAATTATCGCTGCATCGCCACAGCCCATCATCTGGACGATCAGATTGAGACATTTTTTATCAATATGCTTAGAGGAAGCGGAATATCGGGTTTGCACGGCATTCTGTCCAAACAGGGAACTGTAATTCGCCCGCTGCTTTTTGCCTGGCGCAACGATATTGAAAAACACGCGCTGAAAAATCAAGTGCCCTATCGTGAAGATCAGAGTAACAAAGAATCTCATTATCTCAGAAATAAAATAAGGAACAAATTACTGCCACTGGTAAAAGAAATATGTCCCGAATATCGCAGTATACTTACTACGAACATCAAACAACTGCGTGATGCGGAAATAATTTATAACGCAGCAATCGCAGCAGCATCAGGTATTATCATAAAAAAAGAAGACCAATTTGTAATTCCTGTAAAGCAGTTATTGTTATTAGAGCCGCTGCGCACTTATTTGTTTGAACTTCTGAAACCTTACAACTTCAGCACTTCTGTTGTTGATGACATTCTTAAAAATATAGAGCGCGGCAGTGGTAAAAAATTCTTTTCGCCTACGCACCGGCTCATTTCAGACCGCGAACAATTGATTATCACACGTCTTCAAATAGATGAACTCGAATCTGTTGTGTTTGAAATACCTGAAGGCGCAGCAAGTATAGAACATCCATTACGTTTGTCCATGCAACGGGTATGGACAGGTAAAAACTATCAGGTTCAGCGCGAAAAAAATATTGCAACACTTGATAAAAACAAACTAATATTTCCACTCGTTATCCGCAAATGGAAAACAGGAGATACCTTTTATCCTTTTGGGATGAAAGGAAAAAAGAAAGTCAGTGACTATTTTACCGATCATAAATTCTCTCTTGCCGATAAGGAAAATGTCTGGCTGCTTTGTTCCGGGAAGGACATTGTTTGGATAATAGGACACCGTATGGATGACCGGTTTAAGATTACAACAGAAACAAAAACCGGCCTGAAAATTAAAGTTGAACATTCAGAATAA
- a CDS encoding cytochrome c biogenesis protein CcdA — protein sequence MKPTKFRAFSLLFIFILLSSYTFSQVIEPVKWTYATKKISDNEAELQFTATMLAGWHLYSQNLPKDAVGPIATLFKFKKSTNYQLDGKVRESKPIEEYDKNFEMVLKYFNGKTTFKQKIKILSARPFSVTGSIDFMSCNDVSCIFPEPANFEFKLEGAANPAVADNKVADTVDSSALKAAADSLKLKAADTTKNAGTITGDSGNPVAGRSMWGLFIFAFLMGLAAIITPCVFPMIPMTVSFFMKGSENKRKARFQAMFYGISIVAIYTIPIALLIIISYMFGKGAVTADIFNWLSTHWLPNILFFLVFVLFAASFLGMFEIVMPNWLVNKMDSKVDKGGFWGPFFMAFVLVLISFSCTGPIVGWVVVESSTGGGQIIKPIIAMLGFSIAFALPFTLFAFFPSLMQRLPKSGGWLNSVKIVLGFIELAFGFKFLSVADQTYHWGILDREIYIAIWIVISALLGLYLLGKLKFSHDSESKHVSVPRLGLAIIAFTFMVYLVPGMFGAPLKALSGYLPPQQTHDFDLNAIIRDNANIGKAETAEVCGETKYGNLFHLPHGLKGYFDFVQGVECARQQNKPIFIDFTGHGCVNCREMEANVWSDPQVLKLLREKFVIVTLYVDDKTDLPENEWVTSLYDGNVKKTIGKKYADFQISWFNVNAQPYYVLFDPFVELKEKASVEKAKLAQPKAYDLNAANFVTFLNNGLSEFNKRHGAPAAK from the coding sequence ATGAAGCCCACGAAATTCAGAGCTTTTTCACTGCTGTTCATTTTTATATTACTCAGCTCATACACCTTTTCTCAGGTGATAGAGCCTGTAAAATGGACTTACGCCACCAAGAAAATCAGCGACAATGAGGCGGAACTACAATTCACAGCAACGATGCTTGCCGGCTGGCACCTGTATTCGCAAAACCTGCCTAAAGATGCCGTGGGGCCGATTGCTACACTTTTTAAATTCAAGAAGAGCACAAATTACCAGCTCGACGGCAAAGTGCGTGAATCCAAACCCATAGAAGAATACGATAAGAATTTTGAGATGGTGCTTAAGTACTTCAATGGAAAAACCACATTTAAACAGAAAATAAAAATACTTTCTGCCAGGCCTTTCAGCGTTACGGGAAGCATTGATTTTATGTCGTGTAACGATGTAAGCTGCATTTTTCCGGAGCCCGCAAATTTTGAATTTAAACTGGAAGGTGCCGCTAATCCTGCTGTTGCAGATAATAAAGTTGCTGATACCGTTGATTCATCAGCTCTGAAAGCCGCTGCCGACAGCCTGAAGTTGAAAGCTGCCGACACAACAAAAAATGCCGGAACCATTACCGGAGATTCAGGAAATCCCGTTGCAGGCCGGAGCATGTGGGGGCTGTTTATTTTTGCATTTTTGATGGGTCTCGCAGCCATTATTACACCCTGCGTATTCCCGATGATTCCGATGACTGTGTCTTTTTTTATGAAAGGCAGCGAAAATAAGCGCAAAGCGCGCTTTCAGGCCATGTTCTACGGCATATCAATTGTTGCAATCTATACCATTCCCATTGCTTTGCTAATCATCATTTCATACATGTTCGGGAAAGGTGCTGTCACAGCCGACATCTTCAATTGGCTTTCCACACACTGGTTGCCTAATATCTTGTTTTTCCTCGTATTTGTGCTATTTGCAGCGTCATTTCTTGGCATGTTCGAAATTGTTATGCCAAACTGGCTGGTAAATAAAATGGATTCAAAGGTTGATAAAGGCGGATTCTGGGGCCCTTTCTTTATGGCATTTGTGCTCGTACTGATATCGTTTTCATGTACGGGCCCTATTGTGGGCTGGGTGGTGGTTGAATCATCCACCGGTGGCGGGCAAATCATTAAACCCATTATTGCAATGCTCGGTTTCTCAATAGCATTCGCACTACCATTTACGTTATTTGCGTTTTTTCCTTCGCTGATGCAGCGCCTTCCTAAGTCGGGCGGATGGCTCAATTCAGTAAAAATAGTGTTGGGTTTTATTGAGCTTGCCTTTGGTTTTAAATTTTTAAGCGTTGCCGATCAAACATATCACTGGGGCATACTCGACCGCGAAATATACATAGCCATATGGATTGTGATATCTGCACTATTGGGTCTTTATCTTCTCGGCAAACTTAAATTTTCTCACGATTCGGAATCAAAACATGTGAGCGTTCCGCGTCTCGGTCTCGCCATCATCGCATTTACATTTATGGTGTATCTGGTTCCGGGCATGTTCGGTGCGCCGCTCAAAGCCTTATCGGGATACTTGCCTCCACAGCAAACCCATGATTTTGACCTCAACGCCATTATTCGCGACAACGCAAACATCGGAAAAGCAGAAACTGCCGAAGTGTGCGGCGAAACAAAATATGGCAATCTGTTTCACCTGCCACATGGGCTCAAAGGCTATTTTGATTTTGTTCAGGGTGTTGAATGTGCCAGGCAGCAAAACAAACCCATATTTATTGATTTCACCGGTCACGGATGCGTGAACTGCCGCGAAATGGAAGCCAACGTGTGGTCGGATCCTCAGGTGCTGAAACTGCTTCGCGAAAAGTTCGTTATTGTTACACTTTATGTGGACGATAAAACAGACCTGCCCGAAAATGAATGGGTGACCTCACTTTACGACGGCAACGTGAAAAAGACCATCGGTAAAAAATATGCCGACTTCCAGATATCTTGGTTCAATGTGAATGCACAGCCATATTATGTGCTGTTTGATCCATTTGTTGAATTAAAAGAAAAAGCCAGTGTTGAGAAAGCTAAATTGGCTCAACCCAAAGCATACGACCTGAATGCCGCGAATTTTGTGACTTTTTTGAATAACGGGCTCTCAGAATTTAACAAGCGGCATGGTGCACCTGCCGCAAAATAG
- a CDS encoding copper homeostasis protein CutC, whose protein sequence is MIEVPVFSVESAIAAMKGGAGRLEVCSGFPEGGTTPSFGLLTLIKEKVNIPVHAMIRPRGGDFLYSEYEFEIMKRDTMHCRSLGIEGVVFGILLPNGDVDVERCKTLVEFARPMSVTFHRAFDRCREPFIALNTLVDCGFNRLLTSGQAVTADKGTDLIVDLIKDAGNSLIVMPGAGVNEKNIGMIAKTTGAVEFHLSGKVKQDSLMEFRREEISMKSNGAESDYEHYFTSAEKIMLAREVLESLVR, encoded by the coding sequence ATGATTGAAGTACCTGTTTTTTCTGTTGAATCTGCAATAGCCGCAATGAAAGGCGGTGCAGGCAGACTTGAGGTCTGCAGCGGTTTTCCCGAAGGGGGCACCACGCCCTCTTTTGGTTTGCTTACGCTGATAAAAGAAAAAGTAAACATTCCTGTGCATGCAATGATACGACCACGCGGAGGTGATTTTCTTTACAGCGAATATGAATTTGAAATCATGAAACGCGATACCATGCACTGTCGCAGCCTCGGGATTGAAGGTGTTGTATTCGGAATATTGCTGCCAAATGGTGATGTGGATGTTGAACGATGCAAAACGCTTGTCGAATTTGCACGGCCCATGTCAGTCACCTTTCATCGCGCATTCGACCGCTGCCGCGAGCCGTTTATCGCATTAAACACACTGGTCGATTGTGGCTTTAATCGTCTCCTTACTTCCGGACAGGCTGTCACGGCTGATAAAGGAACAGACCTCATCGTTGACCTTATTAAAGATGCAGGTAATTCACTTATCGTAATGCCGGGTGCAGGCGTGAATGAAAAAAACATCGGAATGATTGCTAAAACAACCGGCGCTGTGGAATTTCACCTTTCCGGGAAAGTAAAACAAGACAGTCTGATGGAATTTAGAAGAGAAGAAATCAGTATGAAAAGCAACGGTGCAGAATCGGATTATGAACACTATTTTACATCAGCCGAAAAAATAATGTTAGCAAGGGAAGTGCTTGAATCGCTTGTTCGATAG
- a CDS encoding AraC family transcriptional regulator has translation MVCTCCSLVIRQVLEKTGVRVNQVSLGELSITYDASEIKFSRIEDVLARNGFPVVQDKEKILVEQIKTAVIELIHFAGNKNSIIRNSDYLVEKLGLSYQYLSGIFSKHEGTTLERFIILHKIEKVKELLEYGDLTLSEISYDMGYSSVQYLSTQFRAITGESVTSYRKTPGAGRKPLNEIY, from the coding sequence ATGGTGTGCACTTGCTGCTCACTCGTAATCAGGCAAGTGCTTGAGAAAACAGGTGTGCGCGTAAATCAGGTTTCGCTGGGTGAGCTTTCAATTACCTATGATGCATCCGAAATTAAATTTTCACGCATAGAGGATGTGCTTGCCCGCAACGGGTTTCCCGTGGTTCAGGACAAGGAAAAAATACTGGTTGAGCAGATAAAAACAGCGGTTATTGAGCTCATCCATTTTGCAGGGAATAAAAATTCAATCATCCGCAATTCCGATTATCTGGTTGAAAAACTGGGGCTGTCCTATCAATACCTTTCGGGGATATTTTCAAAGCATGAAGGAACCACGCTGGAGCGTTTCATCATTCTTCATAAAATTGAAAAAGTAAAAGAATTGCTGGAGTACGGCGATCTCACGCTCAGTGAAATTTCATATGATATGGGTTATAGCAGTGTTCAGTACCTTTCCACGCAATTCCGTGCCATCACCGGCGAATCGGTTACATCCTACCGTAAAACCCCGGGCGCAGGTCGCAAGCCTCTCAATGAAATTTATTAA
- the trmB gene encoding tRNA (guanosine(46)-N7)-methyltransferase TrmB produces the protein MAKHKLLRFAETAQFPNFIQVPYKQALTGCYLKGLWNKDFFKNEQPLWLELGCGKGEYTVGLAQKYPERNNLGIDIKGARMWRGAKTALENNISNVGFLRTEISLIESFFAKDEVSGIWITFPDPYLKNAKSDKRLTSQHFLSKYSNVLKPGAEIHLKTDNRPLYEYTLDVIKENGHSLLFETNDLYSLDIHDEASSIQTFYEQMWLAQGLKINYIRFTLK, from the coding sequence GTGGCCAAACATAAATTACTTCGTTTCGCTGAAACTGCACAGTTTCCAAACTTCATACAAGTACCTTACAAACAGGCATTAACAGGCTGTTACCTGAAAGGACTCTGGAATAAAGATTTTTTTAAGAACGAACAGCCCCTGTGGCTTGAGCTTGGATGTGGCAAAGGTGAATATACGGTTGGTCTTGCTCAAAAATATCCTGAACGAAATAATCTGGGTATTGACATCAAAGGGGCACGCATGTGGCGCGGAGCCAAAACCGCTTTAGAAAATAATATCAGTAATGTTGGTTTTTTACGGACAGAAATCTCGCTGATTGAGAGCTTTTTTGCAAAGGACGAAGTAAGTGGAATCTGGATTACCTTTCCTGACCCCTATCTGAAAAATGCAAAATCGGACAAGCGGCTTACGTCCCAGCATTTTCTGAGTAAATATAGCAATGTTCTCAAACCCGGAGCCGAAATCCACCTAAAAACCGACAACCGGCCATTGTACGAATATACTTTAGACGTGATTAAGGAAAATGGTCACAGCCTGCTGTTCGAAACAAACGACTTATATTCACTGGATATCCACGATGAAGCCTCCTCTATTCAGACCTTTTATGAGCAGATGTGGTTAGCACAGGGTTTGAAAATAAATTACATTCGCTTTACACTTAAATAA
- a CDS encoding SPOR domain-containing protein has translation MEVLQYISELLVRQDCVIVPGLGGFIANYSPAKIHPVLHTFTPPAKDILFNASLKNNDGLLANYIAIKEKLTYAEALARIQDFSDQCSHRLRENGRVEIVKVGTLFPDREGNIQFDPEKDTNYLLESFGFSGFTSPAIKREGIQERLQRTFDENKKHRSERLPKNRKAIRRLTIVSIPAAAVFVWGVFNIGLLKDIYTSNSGYFSFFNKEKTTTEVAYIAPTPQPEKTTVYAGLFNTSDKTIILKNPSAPDSDVIYPFITGKTVFNPADTLVTVVEAEPAIAVDPAENNVELHYYIIGSCNKTREFAENYLREIRAQGFAQAGITEPSGAGYYKVYFGRYASEQEASARLSKVHETNPNAWLAKI, from the coding sequence ATGGAAGTCCTTCAATATATTAGTGAATTATTAGTGCGTCAGGATTGCGTGATTGTTCCCGGACTTGGTGGCTTTATTGCCAATTATTCTCCGGCAAAGATTCACCCTGTACTTCATACGTTTACGCCTCCGGCAAAAGATATCTTATTCAATGCCAGTCTAAAGAATAATGACGGGCTGTTGGCCAACTATATCGCCATAAAAGAGAAACTGACCTATGCCGAGGCACTGGCACGCATTCAGGATTTTTCCGATCAGTGTTCACACCGGCTTCGCGAAAACGGGCGCGTAGAGATTGTTAAAGTGGGCACATTATTCCCCGACAGGGAAGGAAATATTCAGTTCGACCCTGAAAAAGACACGAACTATCTGCTTGAATCATTCGGCTTCAGTGGGTTTACTTCTCCGGCAATCAAAAGAGAAGGTATTCAGGAGCGTTTACAGCGCACTTTCGACGAAAATAAAAAGCATCGTTCGGAGCGTCTTCCCAAAAACCGCAAAGCCATTCGCAGACTCACCATTGTAAGTATTCCTGCCGCTGCCGTATTTGTGTGGGGCGTATTCAACATTGGTCTGCTGAAAGATATTTATACCAGTAATTCGGGCTATTTTTCCTTTTTCAATAAAGAGAAAACAACCACCGAAGTCGCGTATATCGCCCCGACGCCTCAACCGGAAAAAACAACCGTTTATGCCGGGCTTTTCAATACTTCCGATAAAACAATAATTTTAAAGAATCCGTCAGCACCCGATTCTGATGTAATTTATCCTTTTATTACAGGAAAAACCGTATTTAATCCAGCCGACACCTTAGTTACGGTTGTGGAAGCAGAACCGGCGATTGCCGTCGACCCGGCAGAAAACAATGTTGAACTTCATTACTACATCATAGGCAGTTGTAACAAGACCCGTGAATTTGCCGAGAATTACCTCCGTGAAATCAGAGCACAAGGTTTTGCACAGGCAGGTATTACAGAACCAAGTGGCGCCGGGTATTATAAGGTGTATTTCGGTCGCTACGCAAGCGAGCAGGAAGCCTCTGCCAGGCTGTCGAAAGTTCATGAAACCAACCCGAACGCCTGGCTGGCAAAAATTTAA
- a CDS encoding carboxylase, translated as MKRTLLIRDVTLRDGQQSLFATRMNQAQVDRVLPLYKEANFYALEVWGGAVPDSIMRFLNENPWTRLESIKEAIGDVSKLTALSRGRNLFGYNPYPEEVIEGFNRNAVQSGIGIMRIFDALNDVDNMKSTIRYVKENGGLADATVCYTVDPHFTAMDRIKAAMHLKRLPNNVFPKEYFVKKAVELEKLGADMITIKDMAGLIPPGKTGRLVEMLKKKVKIPIDFHTHCTPGYGLASSLTAIIKGVDILDTAILPFSGGPAAPAFELVQVFCNKLGIETGVNLEAVAKINLELKAIRLEMADIDSYKLYPLDFDISTGTLPKRIDTLFDKAIELANADKEAELIAVCQKIEKYFNFPPPDELVKNAEIPGGMYTNMLSQLKGLKLEKLLPRTLEIIPTVRLAAGCPPLVTPTSQIIGVQAVNCVIDENKGQPFYTTKSIQFVNLVKGLYGHTPVPVDPEFRYKIAGVHEETPYDTRNYRKQENPLYPEYGDVHLAQNEKEQLLLELFPSVAYDFLKKRMIDKYLNEIHEIEEIKRKKHLKEKEKYEILTPEEKLQRLMDGLYNY; from the coding sequence ATGAAACGCACATTATTAATTCGTGATGTTACGCTGCGCGACGGGCAGCAGTCGCTGTTTGCCACCCGCATGAATCAGGCTCAGGTTGACAGGGTGTTGCCCTTGTATAAGGAAGCGAATTTTTATGCCCTTGAAGTATGGGGCGGCGCCGTTCCCGATTCTATTATGCGGTTTTTGAATGAGAATCCCTGGACAAGGCTGGAGTCAATAAAAGAAGCTATTGGTGATGTATCAAAACTCACAGCCCTATCGCGCGGACGCAATCTTTTTGGATACAATCCTTATCCGGAAGAAGTAATTGAAGGTTTTAACCGCAATGCCGTGCAATCGGGTATTGGCATCATGCGCATTTTTGATGCGCTGAATGACGTTGACAACATGAAGTCGACCATTCGCTATGTGAAAGAAAACGGCGGCTTGGCTGATGCGACTGTTTGTTACACGGTTGACCCGCATTTTACGGCAATGGACAGGATAAAAGCCGCGATGCATCTGAAGCGCCTGCCGAACAATGTTTTTCCGAAAGAGTATTTTGTAAAGAAAGCGGTGGAGCTGGAAAAACTAGGCGCCGACATGATTACTATCAAAGATATGGCGGGGCTGATACCTCCGGGCAAAACCGGTCGTTTGGTAGAAATGCTTAAGAAAAAAGTAAAGATACCTATTGATTTTCATACCCATTGCACACCGGGATACGGGCTGGCTTCATCACTCACGGCCATCATCAAAGGTGTTGATATTCTGGACACGGCCATCTTGCCATTCAGCGGTGGTCCGGCAGCTCCGGCTTTCGAGCTGGTTCAGGTATTCTGTAATAAACTTGGAATTGAAACCGGCGTGAATCTTGAAGCCGTTGCAAAAATCAATCTGGAGCTGAAAGCCATTCGTTTAGAAATGGCCGATATAGACAGCTACAAATTGTATCCGCTTGATTTTGACATATCCACGGGAACCCTTCCGAAAAGGATCGATACTTTATTTGATAAGGCAATAGAACTGGCCAATGCCGATAAAGAAGCTGAATTAATTGCTGTTTGCCAGAAAATAGAAAAATATTTTAATTTCCCGCCCCCCGACGAATTGGTAAAAAACGCAGAAATTCCGGGCGGAATGTACACCAATATGCTGTCGCAGCTCAAAGGTCTGAAACTCGAAAAACTGCTGCCCCGCACACTTGAAATCATTCCAACCGTAAGGCTTGCCGCAGGTTGCCCGCCACTGGTTACACCCACGAGTCAGATTATTGGCGTTCAGGCGGTGAATTGCGTGATTGACGAGAATAAAGGACAGCCTTTCTATACCACCAAATCTATACAGTTCGTGAATCTTGTGAAAGGCCTTTACGGACATACGCCTGTTCCCGTAGATCCTGAATTTCGTTATAAAATTGCCGGCGTACATGAGGAAACGCCGTATGACACGCGCAACTATCGCAAACAGGAAAATCCGTTATACCCCGAGTACGGCGATGTTCATCTTGCCCAAAACGAAAAAGAACAATTGCTTCTTGAGCTGTTTCCTTCAGTGGCCTATGATTTTCTTAAAAAGAGAATGATAGACAAATATCTGAACGAGATACACGAGATTGAAGAAATAAAAAGAAAAAAGCATCTGAAAGAAAAGGAAAAATACGAAATTCTTACGCCGGAAGAAAAGCTGCAGCGCCTCATGGACGGGCTTTACAATTATTAG